One Pseudonocardia abyssalis DNA segment encodes these proteins:
- a CDS encoding coiled-coil domain-containing protein translates to MRTILVSVFTVAGLLVAASVAAAQPAPPPNPSDDALDASRSAVVERAAELGRLSGMAAELDGQAAEARAVLQSRREAAFERLTALRAAEQAAAAAAARAADADVATIAARGAVDQARQRLDQAAAVTYQQTLDLGPLGLLTGAETPEDLIARAEFGNLIGRELARTIDAVQRANIDQVNAESLARAAVDEAEETSATAEQARVVADAAVEDAGAAVADQEAQLERLDAQRAEVEAQLASFTATDQRLREQRGAYQSYQQRAAQAAEEERRRAERAAVSTDTDAGSSTGPAAALGPEYGCRTGVPRWGPVKRWVSDAGQLLRCRFGIESVGGVGPRGRVSDHPLGLALDFFVDRETGDALAECALRNRGPLAVRYVIFRQRINSGSGWQMMKDRGSPVENHMEHVHMSFNASPGGSLASVRC, encoded by the coding sequence ATGCGAACGATCTTGGTCTCGGTGTTTACCGTCGCTGGCCTGCTCGTCGCCGCTTCCGTCGCGGCAGCGCAACCCGCGCCGCCGCCCAACCCTTCGGACGACGCGCTCGACGCCAGCCGCTCCGCCGTCGTCGAGCGGGCCGCTGAGCTGGGCCGGCTCTCGGGCATGGCGGCTGAGCTCGACGGGCAGGCCGCCGAGGCCCGGGCCGTCCTGCAGAGCCGCCGGGAAGCGGCGTTCGAACGGTTGACGGCGCTGCGGGCCGCCGAGCAGGCGGCCGCGGCCGCGGCGGCCCGCGCTGCCGACGCCGACGTCGCCACCATCGCCGCCCGCGGCGCGGTGGATCAGGCCCGGCAACGGCTCGACCAAGCTGCGGCCGTCACATACCAGCAGACACTCGATCTCGGCCCACTCGGGTTGCTCACCGGTGCGGAGACACCGGAGGACCTGATCGCCAGAGCGGAGTTCGGCAACCTCATCGGGCGGGAGCTGGCCCGGACCATCGACGCGGTGCAGCGTGCCAACATCGACCAGGTCAACGCCGAGTCGCTAGCTCGGGCGGCCGTGGACGAGGCCGAGGAGACGAGCGCAACGGCCGAGCAGGCCCGTGTGGTTGCCGACGCGGCGGTCGAGGACGCAGGCGCTGCCGTCGCCGACCAGGAGGCCCAGCTCGAACGGCTCGACGCGCAGCGGGCGGAAGTCGAGGCGCAGCTGGCGTCCTTCACCGCGACGGACCAGCGGCTCCGCGAGCAGCGCGGCGCCTACCAGTCCTACCAGCAGCGGGCCGCGCAGGCCGCGGAGGAAGAGCGGCGCCGGGCCGAACGGGCTGCGGTCTCGACCGACACCGATGCCGGCAGCTCGACCGGCCCGGCCGCCGCACTGGGTCCGGAGTACGGCTGCCGGACGGGCGTGCCCCGGTGGGGGCCGGTGAAGCGGTGGGTGTCCGATGCGGGGCAGCTGTTGCGCTGCCGCTTCGGCATCGAGTCGGTTGGCGGGGTCGGCCCGCGGGGCCGGGTGTCGGACCACCCGCTCGGCCTGGCGCTGGATTTCTTCGTGGACCGGGAGACGGGCGATGCGCTGGCCGAGTGCGCGTTGCGCAACCGCGGCCCGCTCGCCGTCAGGTACGTCATCTTCCGTCAGCGCATCAACTCCGGCTCCGGCTGGCAGATGATGAAGGACCGCGGGTCCCCCGTCGAGAACCACATGGAGCACGTCCACATGTCCTTCAACGCGTCGCCGGGGGGTTCGCTGGCGTCGGTCCGCTGCTGA
- a CDS encoding prolipoprotein diacylglyceryl transferase, whose product MRFVGLRAGATNPPAPGDTFDVVDTIAGVVPGSGTVSLTRRIEGITPGGWTVQARSVVDPSGPDRSVPATAQVETSTGYAPLIRVRAPGVRIGAWPALVGSGAAVALILQGVLASRFGLPTGQLSVLSLVACLLGLGGARLYYRLEYPRGPETPVRVTGMCIQGFVLAAIGTVVMGALLLGLPVGRLMDVTAPGLMAGMAIGRVGCFLGGCCAGRVTASRWGLWSSDRRLGVRRIPTQLVESACALLIGSVAGTVLLVVDTEPAGAVFVATIAAYTFGRQLLFPLRSLPRHTRYGRQLVMLSTGIASVGAGVALLLR is encoded by the coding sequence GTGCGGTTCGTGGGCCTGCGGGCGGGAGCGACGAACCCACCCGCACCGGGCGATACCTTCGACGTCGTCGACACCATCGCCGGCGTCGTTCCGGGCAGCGGAACCGTCTCATTGACCCGCCGCATCGAGGGCATCACGCCCGGCGGCTGGACCGTGCAGGCCCGTTCCGTCGTCGACCCGTCCGGCCCCGACCGATCTGTGCCCGCAACGGCCCAGGTCGAGACGAGCACCGGTTACGCCCCACTCATCCGCGTACGGGCACCCGGGGTCCGGATCGGCGCCTGGCCCGCGTTGGTCGGCTCTGGCGCTGCCGTGGCCCTGATCCTGCAGGGCGTTCTCGCGTCCCGGTTCGGACTGCCCACGGGCCAGCTGTCGGTCCTGTCGCTCGTGGCCTGCCTGCTCGGCCTCGGCGGAGCGCGGCTGTACTACCGCCTCGAATACCCCCGGGGCCCGGAGACGCCGGTTCGGGTCACGGGCATGTGTATCCAGGGCTTCGTGCTCGCCGCGATCGGCACCGTCGTCATGGGCGCACTACTGCTCGGGCTCCCGGTCGGCCGACTGATGGACGTGACCGCGCCCGGCCTGATGGCCGGGATGGCGATCGGGCGGGTGGGCTGCTTCCTCGGCGGTTGTTGTGCCGGCCGGGTGACCGCCTCACGGTGGGGGCTCTGGTCGTCCGACCGGCGCCTGGGTGTGCGCCGGATCCCGACCCAGCTGGTGGAGTCGGCGTGCGCCCTGCTGATCGGCTCGGTCGCGGGCACCGTCCTGCTGGTCGTCGACACCGAGCCTGCGGGGGCGGTGTTCGTCGCCACAATCGCGGCGTACACGTTCGGCCGGCAGCTGCTCTTCCCACTCCGGTCGCTCCCCCGGCACACGCGGTACGGGCGGCAGCTGGTGATGCTGTCGACCGGTATCGCGTCCGTGGGCGCCGGTGTGGCCCTGCTGCTGCGCTGA
- a CDS encoding multicopper oxidase domain-containing protein: MRLRFENPTSMFHPMHLHGHTFQVRGAGGVGPRKDTAIVFPGQALEVDFDADNAGQWLTHCHNVYHGEAGMTVESYVDS, encoded by the coding sequence GTGCGGCTGCGGTTCGAGAACCCCACGTCGATGTTCCATCCGATGCACCTGCACGGGCACACGTTCCAGGTCCGCGGCGCGGGTGGTGTGGGTCCGCGCAAGGACACCGCGATCGTGTTCCCCGGGCAGGCGCTCGAAGTCGACTTCGACGCTGACAACGCCGGTCAGTGGCTGACCCACTGCCACAACGTCTACCACGGCGAGGCCGGGATGACGGTCGAGTCGTACGTCGACTCGTAG
- a CDS encoding L,D-transpeptidase, with translation MRHYSTVAAIALTAISLATFTAVGAADETGAAVVPGTPCTATAEACVDLGRQQAWLLTGGRVVRGPVPISSGGPGRETPTGTFGVEWKHIDHVSGEFGTPMPYSVFFAPGGIAFHEGPIDHPSAGCIRLPAADAPAFFDTLQVGDEVQVR, from the coding sequence ATGAGGCACTACTCGACCGTCGCGGCGATCGCGTTGACCGCGATCAGTCTGGCGACGTTCACCGCCGTCGGAGCGGCCGACGAGACCGGTGCAGCCGTGGTGCCGGGAACGCCGTGCACGGCAACGGCCGAGGCCTGCGTCGACCTCGGACGGCAGCAGGCGTGGCTGCTCACCGGCGGTCGGGTGGTGCGCGGTCCGGTGCCAATCAGCTCGGGTGGGCCGGGCCGGGAGACCCCGACCGGCACCTTCGGGGTGGAGTGGAAGCACATCGACCACGTCAGCGGCGAGTTCGGCACGCCCATGCCGTACTCGGTCTTCTTCGCGCCCGGCGGGATCGCCTTCCACGAGGGACCCATCGACCATCCCTCGGCCGGGTGCATCCGCCTTCCGGCCGCCGACGCCCCGGCGTTCTTTGACACGCTGCAGGTCGGCGACGAGGTGCAGGTGCGCTGA
- a CDS encoding cytochrome c biogenesis CcdA family protein: MNGLTELAVSGPLLVAVAVALAAGAISFASPCCLPLVPGYVGYLAGLVGDEGVSGDKVATRTARWRVAGAALLFVGGFTVVFTAGVLLVLGLSDWLIGNELLLQRIGGVVTIAMGLVFLGFVPALQRDVRIHHVPRFGLAGAPVLGAVYGLGWTPCLGPTLTGVIALATGTQVGPSTARGVVLVLAYCAGLGVPFVLIALGTGWAVRTAGWLRRHIRGVQIAGGIMLVLLGALLVTGAWGEFVAWLRGPIAGYTLPL; encoded by the coding sequence GTGAACGGGCTCACCGAACTCGCGGTCTCCGGTCCGCTCCTGGTCGCCGTCGCGGTGGCCCTGGCCGCGGGGGCCATTTCCTTCGCCTCTCCCTGCTGCCTGCCGCTCGTGCCCGGCTACGTCGGCTACCTGGCCGGGCTGGTCGGCGACGAGGGCGTCTCCGGCGACAAGGTCGCGACCCGGACCGCCCGGTGGCGGGTCGCCGGAGCCGCACTGCTGTTCGTCGGCGGGTTCACGGTCGTGTTCACCGCAGGCGTGCTGCTGGTGCTCGGCCTGTCGGACTGGCTGATCGGCAACGAGCTGCTGCTGCAACGGATCGGCGGGGTCGTCACGATCGCGATGGGCCTGGTGTTCCTCGGGTTCGTCCCGGCCCTGCAGCGCGACGTCCGGATCCATCACGTCCCGCGGTTCGGGCTGGCCGGCGCCCCGGTCCTCGGCGCGGTGTACGGGCTGGGCTGGACCCCGTGCCTGGGCCCGACCCTCACCGGGGTGATCGCCCTGGCCACCGGCACCCAGGTGGGTCCGTCGACCGCGCGCGGGGTCGTGCTGGTGCTGGCGTACTGCGCCGGGTTGGGCGTGCCGTTCGTCCTCATCGCGTTGGGCACCGGCTGGGCCGTGCGCACCGCAGGCTGGCTGCGCCGCCACATCCGGGGGGTGCAGATCGCCGGCGGGATCATGCTCGTCCTACTCGGCGCCCTGCTGGTGACGGGGGCGTGGGGCGAGTTCGTGGCGTGGTTGCGCGGGCCCATCGCCGGTTACACCCTTCCGTTGTGA
- a CDS encoding TlpA family protein disulfide reductase, protein MQPVPFRRLRGRVTTALVVALLVALSGCSFSRPDGSAPSQAAEFTFVAPGGQTRILYDPPDSRGTVSGLSGESLLEPGSTIGLDDFPGQVVVLNLWGAWCGPCREEMPGLQQIHDQMQPQGVTLLGIDVRDSADAARDFTADRDITYPSIYDNPGRSLLALSGFPRSTVPSTIVLDRKHRVAAVFLTAVRVSELLPVVQRIATEEPASGGGT, encoded by the coding sequence ATGCAGCCCGTCCCATTCCGTCGCCTGCGCGGCCGAGTCACGACTGCGCTGGTGGTGGCGTTGCTCGTGGCGCTGAGCGGCTGCAGCTTCAGCCGGCCGGACGGCTCTGCACCCAGCCAGGCCGCCGAGTTCACCTTCGTCGCCCCCGGGGGACAGACCCGCATCCTCTACGACCCGCCGGATTCCCGTGGAACGGTGAGTGGGTTGTCCGGGGAGAGCCTCCTCGAACCCGGTTCGACGATCGGCCTGGACGACTTCCCGGGCCAGGTAGTCGTGCTCAACCTCTGGGGCGCCTGGTGCGGCCCCTGCCGCGAGGAGATGCCCGGGCTGCAGCAGATCCACGACCAGATGCAGCCACAGGGCGTCACCCTGCTCGGCATCGACGTGCGCGACAGCGCCGACGCCGCCCGCGACTTCACGGCCGACCGGGACATCACCTACCCCTCGATCTACGACAACCCCGGCCGCTCGCTGCTGGCGCTGAGTGGGTTCCCCCGCAGTACGGTGCCCTCGACGATCGTGTTGGACCGGAAGCACCGCGTCGCCGCGGTGTTCCTTACCGCGGTGCGGGTCTCCGAGCTGCTGCCCGTGGTGCAGCGCATCGCCACCGAGGAACCGGCATCGGGCGGCGGGACGTGA
- a CDS encoding F510_1955 family glycosylhydrolase — translation MPHRCRTITALALAAVAVTACSSPGDTVPAADGPVFEHVHGVGTDPADGTVYVASHDGLFRSGPDGLVPAGAAGRDLMGFTVAGPGRFLSSGHPAPDDSLPEPIGLAESTDGGATWTPLSLTGEVDFHALEVAGDSVYGYDATNGLLRASTDGGRTWEDRAAVEALDIAVEPGTAQRVLATVQGGTALSTDGGRTFAPPTGPQLAYVSWAPDGTVYGLDLDSAVHTSTDAGVTWTTTGTVPGGRPQAVTATSDELLAATAGGVHRSTDDGATFTPVV, via the coding sequence ATGCCGCACCGCTGCCGGACCATCACCGCCCTGGCGCTCGCCGCCGTCGCCGTGACCGCCTGCTCCTCCCCCGGCGACACCGTCCCGGCCGCGGATGGGCCGGTCTTCGAGCACGTGCACGGCGTCGGGACCGACCCGGCCGACGGGACCGTCTACGTCGCCTCGCACGATGGGCTGTTCCGCAGCGGTCCCGACGGGCTGGTCCCGGCCGGTGCGGCCGGTCGCGACCTGATGGGCTTCACCGTTGCCGGGCCCGGCCGGTTCCTCTCCAGCGGCCACCCCGCCCCGGACGACTCGCTGCCCGAACCGATCGGGCTCGCGGAGAGCACCGACGGCGGCGCGACCTGGACGCCGCTGTCGCTGACCGGTGAAGTCGACTTCCACGCCCTCGAGGTCGCCGGTGATTCCGTGTACGGCTACGACGCCACCAACGGCCTCCTGCGCGCCAGCACCGACGGCGGGCGGACCTGGGAGGACCGGGCCGCCGTCGAGGCGCTGGACATCGCGGTCGAACCCGGCACCGCGCAGCGGGTGCTGGCGACGGTGCAGGGCGGTACCGCGCTGAGCACCGACGGCGGGCGCACCTTCGCACCGCCGACCGGACCGCAGCTCGCGTACGTGTCGTGGGCGCCCGACGGCACGGTGTACGGCCTCGACCTGGACAGCGCTGTACACACCAGTACCGACGCCGGCGTCACCTGGACCACCACGGGCACGGTCCCGGGCGGCCGTCCCCAGGCCGTTACGGCCACTTCGGACGAACTGCTGGCTGCAACCGCCGGCGGCGTACACCGCTCCACCGACGACGGCGCCACGTTCACACCCGTCGTCTGA
- a CDS encoding TlpA family protein disulfide reductase translates to MSRTVSSELRWTVLVVVLTVAGVVALWPRPDAYPDTSADPRPVTAERVAERPDDATLGPARAAAALPPCPDPSGVSVPPGPLADVVVPCLGEIGAIPLGAVLAGRPVLLNLWASWCVPCREEIPVLDAYAAQPDAIDVLGVVVRDRPAYALAMADELDPGYPSVLDPDNAVQAALGTPPVLPTNWVLRPEGSAVRVTDPLVFRDPDQVAGAVEAALAGP, encoded by the coding sequence GTGAGCCGGACGGTGAGTTCGGAGCTGCGGTGGACCGTGTTGGTCGTCGTGCTCACCGTCGCCGGGGTGGTCGCGTTGTGGCCGCGACCCGACGCCTACCCCGACACGTCCGCCGACCCGCGGCCCGTCACGGCCGAGCGGGTCGCGGAACGACCCGACGACGCCACCCTCGGCCCGGCGCGGGCCGCAGCGGCGTTGCCGCCCTGTCCCGACCCCTCGGGCGTGTCCGTCCCGCCGGGCCCACTGGCCGACGTCGTCGTGCCCTGCCTCGGCGAGATCGGTGCCATACCACTGGGTGCCGTGCTTGCCGGGCGGCCGGTCCTGCTCAATCTGTGGGCGTCCTGGTGCGTGCCATGCCGCGAGGAGATCCCCGTGCTCGACGCCTACGCCGCGCAGCCGGACGCGATCGACGTGCTCGGCGTCGTCGTGCGCGACCGCCCCGCCTATGCCCTGGCGATGGCTGACGAGCTCGACCCGGGCTATCCCTCGGTGCTCGATCCCGACAACGCCGTGCAGGCCGCCCTGGGCACGCCACCCGTCCTGCCCACCAACTGGGTGCTGCGCCCCGAAGGCTCGGCGGTGCGGGTCACCGATCCGCTGGTGTTCCGCGACCCCGACCAGGTCGCCGGCGCGGTGGAGGCCGCGCTCGCCGGGCCGTAG
- a CDS encoding GNAT family N-acetyltransferase produces MARLHVDQLPVGLFPSLGACFVARWHQAHIDSEHGVALVRHEPADDGEQVAGFLVGAVDRGAFRVELLTRHRRALLMYGAGALLVRPRVLARFLRTRSAAYLRRLRRPRIAGTTLGTAVADLTAIAVAPRLHRGGAGRALTAEFLRICAAGGATHIEVVADGAASGFYERTGWRCGRTATARDGRSLRWFSVDLRDGGRDR; encoded by the coding sequence ATGGCCCGGCTACACGTCGACCAGCTACCGGTCGGGCTCTTCCCCTCGCTCGGAGCCTGCTTCGTCGCCCGGTGGCATCAGGCCCACATCGACAGCGAGCACGGCGTCGCCCTCGTCCGCCACGAACCGGCAGACGATGGGGAACAGGTCGCCGGGTTCCTCGTGGGGGCGGTCGACCGGGGGGCGTTCCGGGTCGAGCTGCTCACGCGGCACCGGCGCGCCCTGCTGATGTACGGCGCCGGCGCTCTGCTCGTCCGACCGCGCGTACTGGCACGGTTCCTGCGTACCCGTTCGGCCGCCTACCTGCGACGGCTCCGCCGCCCGCGTATCGCCGGCACCACACTCGGTACCGCCGTCGCCGACCTCACCGCGATCGCGGTCGCCCCGCGACTGCACCGCGGAGGCGCCGGGCGGGCCCTGACCGCGGAGTTCCTGCGGATCTGCGCCGCCGGCGGGGCGACCCACATCGAGGTCGTGGCCGACGGCGCCGCGAGCGGCTTCTACGAGCGGACCGGATGGCGGTGCGGCCGGACCGCCACCGCCCGCGACGGTCGCTCCCTGCGCTGGTTCTCGGTGGACCTCCGCGACGGGGGCCGGGACCGGTGA
- a CDS encoding BlaI/MecI/CopY family transcriptional regulator: MRGFGELEAAVMEHLWAFPDGATIPQVHERMQADRDIAYTTVMSTVHNLHRKGRLTRVREGRKHRYRTTSSRAEHSAELMREALGSGGDPRAVLSHFVERIDPADSRRLAELLATMEEPPR, encoded by the coding sequence ATGCGCGGGTTCGGCGAGCTGGAGGCGGCGGTGATGGAGCACCTGTGGGCGTTCCCGGACGGGGCGACGATCCCGCAGGTGCACGAGAGGATGCAGGCGGACCGGGACATCGCGTACACGACGGTCATGAGCACCGTGCACAACCTGCACCGCAAGGGCAGGTTGACCCGCGTCCGCGAAGGTCGCAAGCACCGCTACCGCACCACCTCCAGCAGGGCCGAACACAGTGCCGAACTGATGCGCGAGGCCTTGGGCAGCGGTGGGGACCCGCGTGCGGTCCTGAGTCACTTCGTCGAGCGCATCGATCCGGCCGACAGTCGCCGACTGGCCGAACTGCTGGCCACCATGGAGGAGCCGCCGCGATGA
- a CDS encoding M56 family metallopeptidase, with amino-acid sequence MTAAACLIVYGFVVAVVAPRVLYRRALLDRAPTFGVTIWLAAIVGVLVAWLSAVVLAAVEVLLSPEVRHVVGRCAASFCAAALGAHGSVGQWLAIGTAVALVAGTVGASFGLGRALLRARTLTHRHADDARLLGHHDSTLGAVILDVPERVVYAVAGRPPTIVLSRPALQSLDQDQLGVILAHERAHLAGRHHLVLGLSGALARIMPRVRLFTTGRRELARLVEMCADDAAIHDSRSARDLLRALVTLSAPVGMPGSALAAAATDVTERAQRLASPPDRGALRRARTLLTAGSVTLLAGPTLVGAVACGVLPFGL; translated from the coding sequence ATGACCGCCGCGGCGTGCCTGATCGTCTACGGGTTCGTGGTGGCGGTTGTGGCGCCGCGTGTCCTCTACCGCCGCGCGCTGTTGGATCGAGCTCCCACGTTCGGGGTCACGATCTGGTTGGCGGCCATCGTTGGCGTCCTCGTGGCCTGGCTGAGCGCCGTGGTACTGGCCGCGGTCGAGGTGCTCCTCTCCCCCGAGGTCCGCCATGTCGTGGGCCGGTGCGCCGCGTCCTTCTGCGCCGCGGCGCTCGGTGCGCACGGCTCGGTCGGGCAGTGGCTGGCGATCGGGACTGCGGTGGCGCTGGTCGCCGGCACCGTCGGTGCCTCGTTCGGGCTGGGCCGCGCGCTGCTCCGGGCGCGCACCCTGACCCACCGCCACGCCGACGACGCCCGCCTCCTCGGACACCACGACAGCACACTCGGCGCGGTCATCCTGGACGTGCCGGAGAGGGTGGTCTACGCGGTCGCCGGGCGCCCGCCGACGATCGTGTTGAGCCGCCCGGCCCTGCAGTCACTCGACCAGGACCAGCTCGGCGTCATCCTCGCGCACGAACGGGCCCACCTCGCGGGCCGCCATCACCTGGTGCTCGGCCTCAGCGGCGCGTTGGCCCGGATCATGCCGCGGGTGCGCCTGTTCACCACGGGCCGGCGCGAGCTCGCCCGGCTGGTGGAGATGTGCGCGGACGACGCGGCGATCCATGACAGCCGCAGCGCCCGCGACCTTCTCAGGGCCCTGGTGACGCTCTCCGCCCCGGTCGGCATGCCCGGTTCCGCGCTGGCGGCCGCGGCCACCGACGTGACGGAGCGCGCCCAGCGACTCGCGTCGCCACCCGATCGCGGGGCACTGCGTCGGGCCCGAACCCTGCTCACCGCCGGCTCCGTCACGCTGCTGGCCGGACCCACGCTGGTCGGCGCCGTCGCGTGCGGCGTCCTGCCGTTCGGCCTGTAG
- a CDS encoding M23 family metallopeptidase produces the protein MARHRSPRGRRTQTAQVRPAPLWQPAPPGPRLVGASSVPIENRNPSVPGRVIAATVAGGLLALAAETALAASPAIDDPGVFRLGAATLSVPPTSNAVVVPVAFPAPLEPPVADAAGLIKAVELERVADEDARRVETARAAEEARAAEEAAEQARRSVSTATRLLSGGGVQMMTGRITSGYGPRWDAQHKGLDIAAPVGSPIRVPLDGVVVDSGPASGFGLWVRVRHDDGTVTLYGHIDRTLVQVGQRVSAGDVIAEVGNRGRSTGPHLHFEVITPGGGNVNPTPWLDERNIAVT, from the coding sequence GTGGCGCGGCATCGCTCCCCCCGTGGCCGCCGCACGCAGACCGCGCAGGTCCGACCGGCCCCCTTGTGGCAGCCGGCTCCCCCCGGACCCCGGCTCGTCGGCGCCTCCTCCGTACCGATCGAGAACAGGAATCCGTCGGTTCCCGGTCGCGTCATCGCGGCCACCGTCGCCGGTGGCCTGCTCGCGCTCGCAGCCGAGACGGCGCTCGCGGCGTCGCCGGCAATCGACGACCCCGGCGTGTTCCGGCTCGGTGCGGCGACCCTGAGCGTTCCACCGACATCGAACGCGGTGGTGGTGCCGGTCGCGTTTCCTGCGCCGCTCGAGCCTCCGGTCGCCGACGCCGCGGGTTTGATCAAGGCGGTGGAGCTCGAACGGGTGGCGGACGAGGATGCGCGCCGGGTGGAGACGGCCCGGGCGGCCGAGGAGGCCCGGGCCGCGGAGGAAGCCGCGGAACAGGCCCGGCGCAGCGTCTCGACGGCCACCCGCCTCCTCAGCGGCGGTGGGGTACAGATGATGACGGGACGGATCACCTCCGGGTACGGCCCGCGCTGGGACGCCCAGCACAAGGGCCTCGACATCGCCGCGCCCGTCGGCAGTCCCATCCGCGTTCCCCTGGACGGTGTCGTGGTCGACTCCGGCCCCGCGAGCGGCTTCGGCCTGTGGGTGCGTGTGCGGCACGACGACGGCACCGTCACCCTCTACGGCCACATCGACCGCACGCTGGTGCAGGTCGGGCAGCGGGTGTCCGCAGGGGACGTGATCGCCGAGGTCGGCAACCGGGGCCGCTCCACCGGGCCCCATCTGCACTTCGAGGTGATCACCCCGGGTGGCGGCAACGTCAACCCGACCCCGTGGTTGGACGAGCGGAACATCGCTGTGACGTGA
- a CDS encoding multicopper oxidase domain-containing protein — protein MSYRAERSGSVVGTCCGPGSTTPCLSPRPCTGTGSRCATTWTEYQGWPQPEVAPGATFDYAFTVPDAGTYWFHPHVGAQLDRGLYAPLIVEDPDEPADYDQELVVVFDDARRHRPRSRPGADRPARQRHGRDGHGRRGRRHDDAAVGPARR, from the coding sequence GTGAGCTACCGGGCCGAGAGATCCGGGTCCGTCGTGGGGACCTGCTGCGGGCCCGGCTCGACAACGCCCTGCCTCAGCCCACGACCGTGCACCGGCACGGGCTCGCGCTGCGCAACGACATGGACGGAGTACCAGGGCTGGCCCCAGCCGGAGGTCGCGCCGGGTGCGACGTTCGACTACGCGTTCACGGTGCCCGACGCCGGCACCTACTGGTTCCACCCGCACGTCGGCGCGCAGCTGGACCGGGGCCTCTACGCGCCGTTGATCGTGGAGGACCCGGACGAGCCCGCCGACTACGACCAGGAGCTGGTCGTCGTGTTCGACGACGCTCGACGGCACCGGCCGCGATCCCGACCAGGTGCTGACCGACCTGCTCGCCAACGGCATGGGCGGGATGGACATGGGCGACGGGGCAGGCGCCATGACGATGCCGCGGTCGGACCTGCTCGGCGGTGA